The Fragaria vesca subsp. vesca linkage group LG2, FraVesHawaii_1.0, whole genome shotgun sequence genome includes a window with the following:
- the LOC101305042 gene encoding ribonuclease HI-like gives MTRKKSCEGIILETPDGSKHEYTLEFQFNTSNNAAEYEALIGGLQLTQDIGVKRVEVFSDSQLVVNQVNESFEAKEPQLNSYQALSKAFMQRFKSASISHILRKKNSNIDALARLAIG, from the coding sequence ATGACGAGAAAGAAAAGCTGTGAGGGAATAATACTGGAGACCCCCGATGGATCCAAACATGAGTACACCCTAGAATTTCAATTTAACACCTCAAACAATGCGGCAGAGTACGAAGCCTTGATTGGTGGATTGCAGCTCACCCAAGATATTGGCGTGAAAAGAGTGGAAGTGTTTAGTGATTCACAGCTGGTTGTAAATCAAGTCAACGAGAGCTTCGAAGCAAAGGAGCCTCAGTTAAACTCTTACCAAGCACTGTCCAAAGCCTTCATGCAACGCTTCAAGTCGGCATCCATCTCTCACATCCTGCGGAAGAAAAACAGTAACATAGACGCCCTTGCCCGGTTAGCCATCGGATGA